The Athene noctua chromosome 11, bAthNoc1.hap1.1, whole genome shotgun sequence genome has a segment encoding these proteins:
- the SLC25A14 gene encoding brain mitochondrial carrier protein 1 isoform X2 — MSALNWKPFVYGGLASIVAEFGTFPVDLTKTRLQVQGQSADARFREVRYRGMFHALFRICREEGGRALYSGIAPALLRQASYGTIKIGIYQSLKRLFVDRLEDETLLINVICGVVSGVISSAIANPTDVLKIRMQAQGSLFQGGMIGSFIDIYQQEGTRGLWRGVVPTAQRAAIVVGVELPVYDITKKHLILSGLMGDTIFAHFVHFSWRCCSASVGFTCCGLKVTSTRPYVEGGD; from the exons ATGTCCGCGCTGAACTGGAAACCCTTCGTGTACGGCGGGCTCGCCTCCATCGTGGCCGAGTTCG GCACCTTCCCCGTGGACCTCACCAAGACGCGCCTGCAGGTGCAGGGCCAGAGCGCCGATGCGCGGTTCCGCGAGGTCCGGTACCGCGGCATGTTCCACGCCCTCTTCCGCATCTGCCGGGAGGAGGGCGGCCGCGCCCTCTACTCGGG GATTGCCCCTGCGTTGCTGAGGCAGGCATCGTATGGCACCATAAAGATTGGCATTTACCAGAGTTTGAAGCGGCTGTTTGTAGATCGCCTGGAAG ATGAAACGTTGCTAATCAATGTAATCTGCGGAGTGGTTTCAGGGGTGATCTCCTCTGCAATTGCCAATCCAACAGATGTGCTGAAG ATTCGAATGCAAGCTCAAGGCAGTTTATTCCAGGGTGGTATGATTGGCAGCTTCATCGACATCTACCAGCAGGAGGGTACCCGAGGCCTCTGGAGG GGTGTGGTCCCAACAGCTCAGAGAGCTGCCATCGTGGTCGGGGTGGAACTGCCAGTCTACGACATCACCAAGAAGCACTTAATTCTGTCAGGCCTGATGGGTGACACTATCTTTGCCCATTTCGT ACACTTTAGCTGGAGGTGCTGCAGTGCTTCTGTTGGGTTTACCTGCTGTGGGCTGAAGGTGACAAGCACTAGACCATACGTGGAGGGAGGAGACTAG
- the GPR119 gene encoding glucose-dependent insulinotropic receptor: protein MASSALGVILAVLASLIITANVLVAIALLRLIQKSGSKGLYFVLNLAIADTMVGFTVVGLVVDEFSEPFHPPQIFCILRMAFVTSSSAASILSLILVACDRHLAIRKPFHYFQLVTGLRIGVRLMGLWLVAAIIGFLPVFTPCFQKVSTHGKCSFFGVFHPTYMLTVFCVGFFPALFLFIYLYCDMLKIASVHVQHIQEVEHAVLAGGCPPSHTTSDMKAMRTVAVLIGCFTLSWLPFFIASIVQTVCPECFPYEVIENYLWLLGLCNSLLNPLLYSYWQKDVRLQLSQLTAGVKKRVLLHLGRRFPGRGTKSLPTVSCLRLQD, encoded by the coding sequence ATGGCTAGCTCAGCCCTGGGAGTCATCCTCGCTGTGCTGGCCTCGCTCATCATCACTGCCAATGTGCTGGTGGCCATCGCTCTCCTTCGCCTCATCCAAAAGAGCGGCTCCAAGGGGCTCTATTTTGTCCTTAATCTTGCCATTGCAGACACCATGGTTGGCTTCACGGTTGTGGGTCTGGTCGTGGATGAGTTTTCTGAGCCGTTTCATCCTCCCCAGATCTTCTGCATCCTGAGAATGGCTTTTGTGACCTCCTCTTCTGCTGCCTCTATCCTATCCCTGATTCTGGTTGCGTGTGACAGACACCTGGCAATCAGGAAGCCTTTCCACTATTTCCAGCTGGTGACAGGCCTGCGGATCGGGGTGCGCTTGATGGGGCTCTGGCTGGTTGCTGCCATCATTGGCTTCCTCCCTGTCTTCACCCCATGCTTTCAGAAGGTCTCCACACATGGGAAGTGTTCTTTCTTCGGGGTCTTCCACCCCACCTACATGCTGACCGTCTTCTGCGTCGGCTTCTTCCCAGCGCTCTTTCTCTTCATTTATCTCTACTGTGACATGCTGAAAATTGCCTCCGTGCATGTGCAGCATATCCAGGAAGTGGAGCACGCTGTACtggcggggggctgccccccatccCACACCACCAGTGACATGAAGGCCATGCGCACCGTTGCCGTGCTCATCGGGTGTTTCACATTGTCCTGGTTGCCTTTCTTCATCGCCAGCATCGTGCAAACTGTCTGTCCTGAGTGCTTCCCCTACGAAGTCATTGAGAACTACCTCTGGCTGCTGGGACTGTGCAACTCCCTCCTGAACCCCCTGCTCTACTCCTACTGGCAGAAGGACGTGCggctgcagctctcccagctgACTGCAGGTGTGAAGAAGAGAGTCCTCCTTCACCTGGGCCGCCGCTTCCCTGGCAGAGGCACCAAGTCTCTCCCCACTGTGTCCTGCCTGCGGCTCCAGGACTGA
- the RBMX2 gene encoding RNA-binding motif protein, X-linked 2 has protein sequence MNPLTKVKLINELNAREAELGVQEAVSWHAEYKDSAWIFVGGLHYELTEGDVICVFSQYGEVVNINLVRDKKTGKSKGFCFLCYEDQRSTILAVDNFNGIKIKGRTIRVDHVANYRPPKESDDLDDVTKALHAKGCGVKTPPHTSSDSLSEDEDVLIKKQKDKEKSRQERQKQSSQAVKRAVSTEEAHPRIKIKKEKEDPGYDRYASGSQQPSKGLERKPVSRMQREEEERRHQRPSERKGEKSFQDQRGQSGLWEEREKREEAVRKGDGHSSRREEGPEGGRSRERGARETHPRHRERGSTRDSSRY, from the exons ATGAA CCCCCTGACCAAGGTGAAGCTGATCAACGAGCTGAACGCGCGGGAGGCGGAGCTGGGCGTGCAGGAGGCCGTCTCGTGGCACGCGGAGTACAAGGATAGCGCCTGGATCTTTGTCG GCGGGCTGCACTACGAGCTGACTGAGGGGGATGTCATCTGCGTGTTCTCACA GTATGGAGAGGTTGTCAACATTAACCTGGTGCGGGACAAGAAGACGGGGAAGTCCAAAGggttttgctttctgtgctaTGAGGACCAGAGGAGCACCATTCTCGCTGTTGACAACTTCAATGGGATCAAG ATCAAAGGACGGACGATTCGAGTGGACCATGTGGCCAACTATCGGCCCCCCAAGGAATCTGATGACTTAGATGATGTTACAAAAGCCCTCCATGCAAAGGGTTGTGGAGTTAAAACACCCCCTCATACGTCTTCTGATTCCCTGTCGGAGGATGAGGATGTGctcataaaaaagcaaaaag ATAAGGAGAAAAGTAGACAGGAGCGGCAAAAGCAGAGCTCGCAGGCTGTGAAGAGGGCGGTATCCACAGAGGAGGCACACCCGAGAATCAAAataaagaaggagaaggaggaccCTGGCTATGACCGCTACGCCAGCGGGAGCCAGCAGCCCTCTAAGGGCTTGGAGAGGAAACCTGTGAGCAGGATGCAGCGAGAAGAGGAAGAGCGGAGGCACCAGAGGCCttcagagagaaaaggggaaaagagctTCCAGGACCAGAGGGGACAAAGCGGTttgtgggaagagagggagaagagagaggaggcTGTCAGGAAGGGAGACGGACACAGCAGTCGGCGAGAAGAGGGTCCTGAGGGCGGCCGATCCCGGGAGCGCGGCGCCAGGGAaacccatcccaggcacagggagcGGGGCTCCACAAGAGACTCCAGCCGCTACTGA
- the MARS2 gene encoding methionine--tRNA ligase, mitochondrial: MLRPLRRLSCPPRRAVATGPGRRLLLSTPIFYANGPPHIGHLYSALLADALHRHHCLRGAGPGRLCTGTDEHGLKIQQAAAAAGTTPPELCERVSRLFHQALTHAAVSFTDFTRTSEPRHQRAVRYFWGALRDGGALYKGSYEGWYCTPEECFLPESQLAERRDAQGRLCKVSLETGHQVHWTKEENYMFRLSAFQDPLRKWLQDNPQAISPQPFYQRVLHWLEEDLPDLSVSRESSRLQWGIPVPSDSTQTIYVWVDALVNYLSVVGYPETHGEWWPAVHHVVGKDILKFHAVYWPALLMAAGLAPPERILVHSHWTVRGQKMSKSLGNVIDPFACIGQYTVDGFRYFLLRQGVPERDCDYYDEKVVKVVNSELADALGGLLNRSTALSINPSNTYPCFSESCFPKVLDYRETKGMGRASAEDYEFVASVASLPLQVANYFEGFQIYKALECIALCVRQTNSFFQRHRPWKLNRKDPAEQLWLDTIIHVTLECLRVYGTLLQPVIPHTAERLLSRLAVEPEERSLSSLTFLARYNGKSCPFEGRQLGPDTGILFHRLEESRQPQIETKKL; the protein is encoded by the exons ATGTTGCGGCCGCTCCGCCGCCTTTcgtgcccgccccgccgcgctgtcGCcaccgggcccggccgccgcctcctgctCTCCACGCCCATCTTCTACGCTAACGGGCCGCCGCACATCGGGCACCTCTACTCCGCCCTGCTGGCCGACGCTTTGCACCGCCACCACTGCCTCCGCGGTGCCGGCCCCGGCCGCCTCTGCACTG GGACCGACGAACACGGGCTGAAGATCCAGCAGGCCGCGGCCGCGGCAGGGACGACTCCCCCGGAGCTCTGCGAGCGGGTCTCCAGACTTTTTCACCAGGCCTTGACCCACGCTGCCGTCTCCTTCACTGACTTCACCCGCACCAGCGAGCCCCGCCACCAGCGAGCCGTGCGTTATTTCTGGGGTGCCCTCCGGGATGGCGGGGCGCTCTACAAAGGGTCTTACGAGGGCTGGTACTGCACTCCCGAGGAGTGCTTCCTCCCCGAGAGCCAACTCGCCGAGCGCAGGGACGCCCAGGGACGCCTGTGCAAGGTGTCTTTGGAGACCGGCCATCAG GTGCACTGGACCAAAGAGGAGAATTACATGTTCAGGCTCTCGGCATTCCAGGATCCATTGCGGAAGTGGCTCCAGGACAACCCACAGGCCATTTCCCCACAGCCTTTCTACCAGCGTGTGCTCCACTGGCTGGAAGAGGACTTGCCAGACTTGTCCGTCTCTCGTGAGAGCAGCCGGCTGCAGTGGGGTATCCCTGTCCCCAGTGACTCGACACAAACTATTTATGTATGGGTAGATGCCTTGGTGAACTATCTGAGCGTGGTGGGCTACCCTGAGACACACGGTGAGTGGTGGCCAGCTGTGCACCATGTTGTGGGCAAGGACATTCTCAAGTTTCATGCTGTCTACTGGCCGGCACTTCTgatggcagcagggctggctcctCCTGAGCGAATCCTTGTGCACTCCCACTGGACTGTCCGTGGACAGAAGATGTCCAAAAGCCTGGGCAATGTGATTGACCCCTTTGCTTGTATTGGACAGTACACAGTAGATGGATTTCGGTACTTCCTGCTAAGGCAGGGTGTACCTGAGCGGGATTGTGACTATTATGATGAGAAGGTTGTTAAGGTAGTGAATTCAGAACTGGCAGATGCACTTGGGGGACTTCTCAATCGGTCAACAGCCCTCAGCATTAACCCCAGCAACACTTACCCTTGTTTCTCAGAGTCTTGTTTTCCAAAAGTCTTGGATTACCGGGAGACAAAAGGCATGGGTAGGGCTTCTGCTGAAGACTATGAGTTTGTGGCATCTGTGGCTTCTCTGCCTCTGCAGGTGGCTAATTATTTTGAAGGTTTCCAGATCTACAAGGCTTTAGAATGCATTGCCCTTTGTGTCAGGCAGACCAACAGTTTCTTCCAGAGACACAGACCTTGGAAACTCAACCGAAAAGACCCTGCAGAGCAGCTTTGGCTTGACACCATCATCCACGTTACGCTGGAATGCCTGCGTGTCTATGGGACTCTCCTGCAGCCCGTGATCCCACACACTGCAGAGAGGTTGCTTTCCAGGCTGGCTGTAGAGCCAGAAGAGAGAAGTCTCTCGAGTTTGACATTTCTGGCACGCTACAATGGGAAGTCATGTCCCTTTGAAGGGAGGCAGCTTGGACCTGACACTGGCATTTTATTTCACAGACTAGAGGAGTCAAGACAGCCTCAGATAGAAACCAAGAAGCTTTAG
- the SLC25A14 gene encoding brain mitochondrial carrier protein 1 isoform X1: MSALNWKPFVYGGLASIVAEFGTFPVDLTKTRLQVQGQSADARFREVRYRGMFHALFRICREEGGRALYSGIAPALLRQASYGTIKIGIYQSLKRLFVDRLEDETLLINVICGVVSGVISSAIANPTDVLKIRMQAQGSLFQGGMIGSFIDIYQQEGTRGLWRGVVPTAQRAAIVVGVELPVYDITKKHLILSGLMGDTIFAHFVSSFTCGLAGAIASNPVDVVRTRMMNQRAIVGSTELYKGTLDGLVKTWKSEGFFALYKGFWPNWLRLGPWNIIFFITYEQLKRLPF; the protein is encoded by the exons ATGTCCGCGCTGAACTGGAAACCCTTCGTGTACGGCGGGCTCGCCTCCATCGTGGCCGAGTTCG GCACCTTCCCCGTGGACCTCACCAAGACGCGCCTGCAGGTGCAGGGCCAGAGCGCCGATGCGCGGTTCCGCGAGGTCCGGTACCGCGGCATGTTCCACGCCCTCTTCCGCATCTGCCGGGAGGAGGGCGGCCGCGCCCTCTACTCGGG GATTGCCCCTGCGTTGCTGAGGCAGGCATCGTATGGCACCATAAAGATTGGCATTTACCAGAGTTTGAAGCGGCTGTTTGTAGATCGCCTGGAAG ATGAAACGTTGCTAATCAATGTAATCTGCGGAGTGGTTTCAGGGGTGATCTCCTCTGCAATTGCCAATCCAACAGATGTGCTGAAG ATTCGAATGCAAGCTCAAGGCAGTTTATTCCAGGGTGGTATGATTGGCAGCTTCATCGACATCTACCAGCAGGAGGGTACCCGAGGCCTCTGGAGG GGTGTGGTCCCAACAGCTCAGAGAGCTGCCATCGTGGTCGGGGTGGAACTGCCAGTCTACGACATCACCAAGAAGCACTTAATTCTGTCAGGCCTGATGGGTGACACTATCTTTGCCCATTTCGT TTCCAGTTTTACCTGTGGGCTGGCTGGGGCCATTGCCTCCAACCCTGTGGACGTGGTGCGGACACGGATGATGAACCAGCGGGCAATAGTGGGCAGCACGGAGCTCTATAAGGGCACCCTGGATGGCCTTGTGAAG ACATGGAAGAGTGAGGGCTTCTTTGCACTCTATAAAGGTTTCTGGCCCAACTGGCTTCGGCTCGGTCCCTGGAACATCATT TTTTTTATCACATATGAGCAATTGAAGCGACTTCCATTCTGA
- the RAB33A gene encoding ras-related protein Rab-33A — protein MAAGGSGRPPGPDSSLEPYVQTRIFKIIVIGDSNVGKTCLTFRFCGGTFPDKTEATIGVDFREKTVEIEGERIKVQVWDTAGQERFRKSMVEHYYRNVHAVVFVYDVTKMTSFTNLKTWIEECNGHAVPPLVPRVLVGNKCDLKDLIQVPSSMALKFADAHNMLLFETSAKDPKESQNVDAIFMCLACRLKAQRSLLCRDLEGRPGQPRRLEPTHDANGKNSCPC, from the exons atggcggcgggcggcagcgggcggccgccgggccccgaCTCCTCGCTGGAGCCGTACGTGCAGACCCGCATCTTCAAGATCATCGTGATCGGAGACTCGAACGTGGGCAAGACGTGCCTGACCTTCCGCTTCTGCGGGGGCACCTTCCCCGACAAGACCGAGGCCACCATCGGCGTGGACTTCCGCGAGAAGACGGTGGAGATCGAGGGGGAGCGCATCAAG GTGCAAGTGTGGGACACGGCTGGCCAGGAGAGGTTTCGGAAGAGCATGGTAGAGCATTACTACCGGAACGTGCATGCCGTCGTCTTCGTCTATGATGTCACAAAGATGACCTCCTTCACCAACCTCAAGACTTGGATCGAGGAGTGCAATGGGCACGCAGTGCCCCCCCTGGTCCCCAGGGTGCTTGTTGGGAACAAGTGTGACTTGAAAGACCTGATCCAAGTgccatccagcatggccctgaAGTTCGCCGACGCTCACAACATGCTTTTGTTTGAGACCTCGGCCAAGGACCCTAAGGAGAGCCAGAACGTGGATGCCATTTTCATGTGCCTGGCCTGCCGGCTGAAGGCGCAGCGCTCGCTGCTCTGCCGGGACCTGGAGGGGCGGCCGGGCCAGCCCCGCAGGCTGGAGCCAACGCACGATGCCAACGGTAAAAACTCCTGCCCGTGCTGA